A stretch of Octopus bimaculoides isolate UCB-OBI-ISO-001 chromosome 23, ASM119413v2, whole genome shotgun sequence DNA encodes these proteins:
- the LOC106875441 gene encoding uncharacterized protein LOC106875441 → MGMADQADNHRLYDLEVVELSKDVAFLVLLPPTEDVCIVPGKDIEPFTQYTDLLTLPVQVFEMNHMTTYQPDLLSLYSRLSSILECDLGLAQQAQREAFSSPELVAAKERVDLLTTLQLEAEKIWKTNRWIMDIITFSRDKTKRDGGIAVKALLSQTYGPQVLAIGDIGRLTNSSNSSLMSSDSLFSDSNLISVGKDNRKIAKFYDPTQENNSNNNQENSMLKQTSSSSSKTDVIRVYAAYETGLAKGTSVRLCVTHNTTAEEVISLVVQELNKEVIKKHLDGPVYDELHMNNFCLVVCSAENKEKLIPDDCKLMTLQSPWCKGRYYVKMKSEQVVAMETSQATTV, encoded by the exons GAATGGCTGACCAAGCTGATAATCATAGGTTATACGATCTTGAAGTGGTTGAGTTGAGTAAAGATGTAGCGTTCTTGGTGTTACTTCCACCAACTGAAGATGTTTGTATAGTACCAGGAAAGGATATTGAACCATTTACCCAGTACACTGACCTGCTGACTTTGCCTGTTCAAGTCTTTGAAATGA ATCACATGACAACCTACCAACCAGATTTATTGTCTTTGTACTCTCGTCTATCCTCTATTTTGGAGTGTGACCTAGGACTTGCACAACAAGCACAGAGAGAG gcATTTTCCTCTCCAGAACTGGTTGCTGCAAAGGAACGGGTGGATCTTTTGACCACTCTACAACTGGAagcagaaaaaatatggaaaactaACCGCTGGATTATGGATATAATAACATTTTCTCGAGACAAGACAAAACGAGATGGTGGAATAGCTGTAAAAGCTCTTTTGTCACAGACTTATGGACCTCAGGTTCTTGCAATTGGAGATATTGGAAGATTAACGAATtccagtaacagttctttaatgAGTAGCGACTCTTTATTTAGTGATTCCAATTTGATCAGTGTCGGCAAAGACAACAGGAAAATCGCCAAGTTTTATGATCCGAcacaagaaaacaacagcaacaacaatcaagaGAATAGTATGTTAaagcaaacatcatcatcatcatcaaaaacagatGTCATTCGTGTTTATGCAGCATACGAAACAGGGCTTGCAAAAGGCACAAGTGTCCGCTTATGTGTAACGCACAATACAACAGCAGAAGAAGTCATTAGTTTGGTGGTGCAAGAATTAAACAAGgaagtaataaaaaaacatttagacGGTCCAGTTTATGATGAACTGCACATGAACAATTTCTGCCTTGTAGTTTGCAGCGCCGAAAACAAGGAGAAATTGATACCTGATGACTGTAAGCTGATGACTTTACAGAGTCCATGGTGTAAAGGTAGATATTATGTGAAGATGAAATCAGAGCAGGTTGTGGCAATGGAAACATCACAGGCTACAACTGTATAA